The following coding sequences lie in one Anguilla anguilla isolate fAngAng1 chromosome 14, fAngAng1.pri, whole genome shotgun sequence genomic window:
- the LOC118212867 gene encoding vasculin-like produces MAQHDFAPAWLNFPTPASSAKPSLSCEKPPEAPVCPDGRSDVSRRRHNSSDGFQSLNGRAGGSYSRKEKNGWRGRNGSEGGASRAVFHGGGGHGRSRPTAPQGGKNKVLHESNSGHNGSGKHEEGDPRKQFQAEDFPSLNPDAERELNQNKAVAVGVWEHPPNPKSRTSKMMVIKRMPKEEPSSTLPAPAHTQPAPPKNGTPSFYKGLVPKPVAVPAKGSRSCSSSPVDKASQPRLMMRLSRARTDRKSHFLKALKQDRVDEEDLDNPCKDDEAFHVQNSNLGHGDENRNRFERPAPRENGNAPLVARQQILRSSTFPQPEVLSSSLEAEHRLLKEMGWQEDSENDETCAPLTEDEMREFQAISEQLQRNGLRRNGFLKNGLPCDFLGSWRNSTFRPTAEAEETETSSSDTSDDEA; encoded by the exons ATGGCGCAGCATGATTTTGCTCCAGCCTGGCTCAATTTTCCCACACCGGCCTCATCAGCGAAG CCGTCTCTGAGCTGCGAGAAGCCGCCGGAGGCCCCCGTTTGCCCGGACGGCCGCAGCGATGTGAGTCGCAGACGACACAACTCCTCCGACGGATTCCAGTCCCTCAATGGACGCGCTGGAG gAAGTTACTCCAGGAAGGAGAAGAACGGCTGGAGGGGCCGGAACGGCAGCGAGGGCGGGGCCTCGCGGGCGGTGTTCCACGGCGGGGGGGGCCACGGGCGCTCCAGGCCCACGGCCCCCCAGGGGGGCAAGAACAAGGTCCTGCACGAGAGCAACTCCGGGCACAACGGCAGCGGCAAGCACGAGGAGGGCGACCCACGCAAGCAGTTCCAGGCTGAAGACTTT cCGTCTCTGAATCCGGACGCGGAACGGGAGCTCAATCAGAACAAAGCGGTAGCAGTGGGAGTATGGG AGCACCCGCCGAATCCCAAGTCCAGGACCTCTAAAATGATGGTGATCAAGCGCATGCCGAAGGAGGAGCCCAGCTCGACGCTGCCCGCCCCGGCCCACACCCAGCCCGCACCCCCCAAGAACGGGACCCCCTCCTTCTACAAGGGCCTGGTCCCCAAACCGGTCGCTGTCCCCGCTAAG GGCAGCCGCTcttgctcctcctcccccgtgGACAAGGCCAGCCAGCCGCGGCTGATGATGAGGCTGAGCCGCGCGcgcacagacaggaagagccACTTCCTCAAGGCCCTGAAGCAGGACCGGGTGGACGAGGAGGACCTGGACAACCCCTGCAAG GACGACGAAGCCTTCCACGTGCAGAACAGCAACCTGGGCCACGGGGACGAGAACCGAAACCGCTTCGAGCGCCCCGCCCCGCGGGAGAACGGGAACGCCCCGCTCGTGGCCCGGCAACAGATCCTCCGCTCCTCCACCTTCCCGCAGCCTGAGGTGCTGTCCAGCTCCCTGGAGGCGGAGCAcag GCTGCTGAAGGAGATGGGCTGgcaggaggacagtgaaaacgACGAGACCTGCGCCCCGCTCACCGAGGACGAGATGAGGGAGTTCCAGGCCATAAGCGAACAG CTGCAGAGGAACGGCCTGCGGAGGAACGGCTTCCTGAAGAACGGGCTCCCCTGCGACTTCCTGGGCTCCTGGCGGAACAGCACTTTCAGACCCACCGCCGAGGCAGAGGAGACCGAGACCAGCAGCAGCGACACCTCGGACGACGAGGCCTGA
- the LOC118212866 gene encoding dynein regulatory complex subunit 2-like: MAKKGKKGGKGKMTEEEKQLFLQQKALAEEEIKKKKEAMLIKEFTDKMETEEQKTAVNDLKLVDRWRLVFRKVRAKELRNDIAVLSQTFERVLDHKDTVIKCLEVEVNSMREQSARCHGSHLDHIDRLLELQRERLGTLEQQWNTELEELCTAFNNEREQVLSQHREECAYLEDVHFAMEQCHREVDAETRQEFMSTRNDIKNRNMEEKNALRVHFGGEAEELWHQIQEAVWSYSDSTENRSTTFQTLLTRDEGSVLEIDIQMKKIHKMQYSIAQLRSKVTCGQKQDSDDRQALGAIREEVTALGRHLNCQLTSTQSRNRCQLTILTIYSDGAAKKLQSVIDKGGRLLRITELCRKLEREDEKSLNFFCQPPPTEERSPESSTSMERQIRELAKGILEHSGLESVWHRYNKVLLERLCLVREQAVLGQQNGHLRLMLRRYLDGITVSNSTMRQRNTLLMVTTPARRHPELPLPPHRPAHVLLQHTR; this comes from the exons ATGGCAAAGAAAGGGAAGAAGGGTGGAAAAGGGAAGAtgacagaggaggagaaacaGCTATTTCTGCAGCAAAAAGCCTTGGCAGAGGAGgagataaagaagaaaaaagaggccATGCTCATTAAAGAATTTACG GATAAAATGGAGACGGAGGAGCAGAAAACGGCGGTGAACGACCTGAAGCTTGTAGACAGATGGCGGTTGGTGTTCCGGAAGGTCCGCGCGAAGGAGCTGCGTAACGACATCGCTGTGCTCAGCCAGACGTTCGAGAGAGTCCTGGACCACAAAGACACCGTTATTAAG TGTTTGGAGGTTGAGGTGAACAGCATGAGGGAGCAGTCGGCCCGGTGCCATGGGTCTCATCTGGATCACATCGACAGACTCCTGGAGCTACAGAGGGAGCGGCTGGGCACCCTGGAGCAGCAGTGGAACACCGAGCTCGAGGAGCTCTGCACGGCCTTCAACAATGAGAG GGAGCAGGTCTTGTCGCAGCACCGGGAGGAGTGTGCGTACCTGGAGGATGTGCACTTCGCCATGGAGCAGTGCCACAGGGAGGTGGACGCTGAAACCCGGCAGGAGTTCATGAGCACTCGCAACGACATCAAGAACAGG AACATGGAGGAGAAGAACGCCCTGCGGGTCCATTtcgggggggaggcggaggagcTTTGGCACCAGATCCAGGAGGCCGTGTGGAGCTACTCGGACTCCACGGAGAACCGCAGCACCACCTTCCAGACGCTGCTGACCCGCGACGAGGGCAGCGTCCTGGAGATCGACATCCAGATGAAGAAGATCCATAAGATGCAG tactcGATCGCCCAGCTCCGCTCCAAGGTGACCTGCGGCCAGAAGCAAGACTCGGACGATCGGCAGGCGCTGGGGGCCATCAGGGAGGAGGTGACTGCGCTGGGCCGGCACCTGAACTGCCAGCTCACCAGCACCCAGTCCCGCAACCGCTGCCAGCTCACCATACTCACCATCTACAGCGACGGGGCGGCCAAGAAGCTGCAGAGCGTCATCGACAAG GGGGGCCGGCTCCTGCGCATCACGGAGCTCTGCCGGAAGCTGGAGCGGGAGGACGAGAAGTCGCTCAACTTCTTCTGCCAGCCGCCGCCCACCGAGGAGAGGAGCCCGGAGAGCTCCACCAGCATGGAGCGGCAGATCAGGGAGCTGGCCAAG GGCATACTGGAGCACTCGGGGCTGGAGAGCGTGTGGCACCGCTACAACAAGGTGCTGCTGGAGCGGCTGTGCCTGGTGCGGGAGCAGGCTGTGTTGGGCCAGCAGAACGGCCACCTGCGCCTCATGCTCCGCCGTTACCTGGACGGCATCACCGTTAGCAACAGCACCATGCGGCAGCGCAACACGCTGCTGATGGTGACCACGCCGGCCCGCCGCCATCCCGAGCTGCCCCTGCCGCCGCACCGGCCCGCCCACGTGCTGCTGCAGCACACGCGCTAG